GCTGGAGCGGGGCGACGGGCCGGCGGTCGGCCTCCGGGTCGACATCGACGGCCTGTTCGTCGAGGAGTCGACCGCGGACGGCCACCGCCCGGCCGAGGAGGGGTTCCGGTCGGGCATCGACGGGACGATGCACGCGTGCGGCCACGACGTCCACATGACGTGGGGGCTGGCCGTCCTGGAGGCGATCAAGGACAGCGAGTTCGAGGGCCGCTTCGTCGTCTTCTTCCAGCCCGCGGAGGAGGTGGGCGGCGGCGGGAACCCGATGGCCCGGAGCCGTTTCGCCGACGGGCTGGACTACCTCTTTGCCGCACACGTCGGCCTCGACCACCCCTCCGGCGAGATGGTCGCCGGCATCGAGAAGCCCCTGGCGATGTGCCACGTCGACGTGACGTTCGAGGGCACCTCCGCACATGCGGGCAAGGCCCCGAACCAGGGCGACAACGCCGTGCAGGCGCTCGGGACGGCGATCACCAACGCGTACGGCATCCCCCGCCACGAGGACGGGATGACCCGGGTCAACCTCGGCCGGGTCGAGGGCGGTACCGCGAGCAACGTCATCGCCGAGCGCGCCCACGCGGAGGCGGAGGCCCGCGGCGAGACCACCGAACTGATGGAGTACACGAAGGCCCGGCTCCGCCGCGTCGTGCGCTCGGCGGCGCGGATGCACGGCTGCACCGCCGACTTCGAGGTGGTCAGCGAATCGCCCCGCGCCGACAGCGACCCCGAACTGGTCGACGTGATCGCCGAGGCCGCGGCGGGCGTCGCCGGCGTGGACACGGTCGTCCCGACCGCCGACTTCGGCGCGAGCGAGGACGCGACGTTCCTCATGGAGCGCGTCCAGGAGGCGGGCGGCCTCGCCGCGTACTGCATCGTCGGGACGGACCACCCGACGAGCCACCACACGCCGACGTTCGACGTGGACGAGGACAGCATCGCGACGGGCGTCGCCGTGCTGACCGAATCGATCCTTGCGACCGCGGAGGTCGGGCCGTGAACGCGGACGACGTCGTCACCGCGGCGGACGTGCGGGCCGACCGCGACCGACTGGGCGACGTGGTCCACCGGACACCGCTCGACACCTCGACCACGCTCGCCGAGCGCAGCGGCGCGGCCGCGGTCGGGCTGAAGCTGGAGAACGTCCAGCGCACGGGCTCGTTCAAGATCCGCGGCGCGTACAACCGGATGGCTCAGCTCGCGCCGGACGAGCGCGAACGCGGCGTGATCACGGCCAGCGCCGGGAACCACGCGCAGGGCGTCGCGCTGGCCGGCGACCTGCTGGGCGTCGAGACGACGGTCGTGGTCCCGGAGGTGACGCCCGCGGCGAAGGTCGAGGCCACCCGGGGCTACGGCGCGGAGGTCGTCGTCGAGGGCGACATCTACGAGCGCTCCTACGAGCACGCGCTGGAATTGGCCGAGCGCGAGGGCCTGACGTTCGTCCACCCGTTCGACGACGCGGCGGTCATCGCGGGGCAGGGCACGGTCGGGCTGGAGATCGTCGAGGCCTTCCCCGACCCGGACACCGTCCTCGTCTCGGTCGGCGGCGGCGGGCTGATATCCGGGATCGCGACCGCGCTGAAGGCCCGGGACCCCGACGTCCGCGTCGTCGGCGTCCAGCCCGAGGGCGCGGCCCACGCGAAGCCGTCGCTGGAGGCGAGGGAGATCCGCGAACTGCCCGGCGTCGACACCGTCGCGGAGGGGATCGCAGACACCCGCCTGCTGGAGAAGACGTTCGCCGTGATGTCCGAGCGCGTTGACGACGTTGTCGCCGTCTCGGACCGGGAACTGGCCGTCGCGGTGACGGTGCTCGCCGAGCGCGCGAAGACGGTCGCGGAGGCGGCCGGCGCTGCCCCCGTCGCCGCCCTGCTCTCCGGGGCAGTCGACGTGAGGGGCGAGCGCGTCGCCGCGGTCGTCTCCGGGGGCAACGTGAACCTGAGCGAGCACGCCGAACTGACGCGGACCGGGCTACACGAACTCGACCGGTACGCCGAGGCCCGTCTCGCGCTGGACGGCTGGCCGACCGCGCTCGGCCGGGTGGCGGAAGTCGTCGAAGCGCGCGGGGCCGAACTCGACGCCGCCGAGCGTGCGCGGCGAACGGCCGGCGACGACCCGAACCGGACGCCGCTCTCGGTCGGGATCGAGGGCGCGGGGGCCGAACACCTCCGCGAGGTGCTCGCCGCGCTCGATGCCCGCGACGGCGTGGCGGTCGTCTCGTCGACGCTGGCGCGGTAGCCGGGCGGTCAGAATTCGCTCTATCACAACACCCATCCCTCTCTACGGTGAAGGGATCGGTGTCTACCCGATCACATGACCGAGAAACGCGAGTACACCGGCGACTACGCCGACAAGACCCTGTACATCCCCGGCCCGACCGAGGTCCGCGACGACGTCATCGACGCGATGGCCGAGCCGATGTTCGGCCACCGCATGGACCGGATGACGGACCTGTACACGACCATCGTCGAGGACACGAAGGAGTTCCTCGGCACCGACAACGAGGTCGTGATCCTCACCGCCTCCGGCACCGAGTTCTGGGAGGCGTCGACGCTCAACCTCGTCGACGAGAACATCCTCGTGCCGACCTGCGGGAGCTTCAGCGAGCGCCACGCCAACGTCGCCGAACGGCTCGGCAAGGACGTCGACCGGCTGGAGTACGACTGGGGCGAGGCGATCAAGCCCGAGGACATCCGCGCCGAACTCGAAGCCAGCGACGAGGGGTACGACGTGGTCGCGACCGTGATGAACGAGAGTTCGACCGGCGTCCGCAACCCCATCGAGGAGATCGGCGACGTGGTCGCGGAGTACCCGGACACGTACTTCGTCGTCGACGCCGTCTCCGCGCTGGGGGGCGACCACGTCGACATCGACGCCCACGGCATCGACGTCATCTTCGCGTCCACGCAGAAGGCCTTCGCCATGCCGCCGGGGCTGGCGGTCTGTGTCGTCAGCGACGAGGCCTACGAGCGCGAACTGGAGAAGGAGTCGGCGTCGTGGTACGGCGGCTTCCAGCGGACCATCGACTACTACGAGCGCAAGGGCCAGACCCACTCGACGCCCGCGATCCCGGTCATGCTCGCGTACCGCAAGCAGATGAAACACATGCTCGACGAGGGCCACGAGGCCCGCAGCGAGCGCCACCGCGAGATGGCGGAGTACACCCGCGACTGGGCGCGCGAACACTTCGACGTGTTCCCCGAGGCGGGGTACGAGTCCCAGACCGTCTCCTGTATCGAGAACACGCAGGGTATCGACGTCGCCGCCACCATCGAGGCGGTGTCCGAGGAGTACGACTTCGCGTTCTCGAACGGCTACGGCTCCCAGCTCGGCGAGGAGACGTTCCGCATCGGCCACATGGGCGAACACGACGTCGAGAGCATCCGGGCGCTGACCGACGCCATCGAGGACGTCGCCGACCTGTAAGGATAGCTCGCGGGGGTCGGGCTACTCCGCCGCCGCTGCCGCGTCGAGGAAGATGCTCGTGCCCATCTCGATCTCGCGGTGCGTGGAGTCCAGCGGCGGGAGCAGGCGGATCGTCTTCTTGCCGCAGCCGAGCGTGAGCAGGCCGCGCTCCAGCGACTCCTTCACGACGGTGTCCCGGCGGCTCGGCGCGTCGAACTCGACGGCGAGCATCAGGCCCTTGCCGCGCACGTCGACGACGCAGTCGGGCGCGCCGTCCCGCAGCATCTCCTTGGCCTGCCGGCCGCGCTCGGTGGCGTTGTCGAGCAGGTCGTGCTCCTCGATGGCCTCCAGCGTGAACGCCCCCATCATCGAGCCGAGCACGTCGCCGCCGCCGAACGTCGAGCCGAGTCGGTTCTTCTCCGAGGGGAAGATCTCCGACCGGGAGATCGTCGCGCCGACGCGGAGCGCCTTCGCGCTGGCTATCACGTCCGGCTCGATCGGGTAGTGGTCTATCGCCCACGTCTCGCCGGTGCGGCCGACGCCGGACTGTATCTCGTCGACGACGATCGGGATGTCGTGGGCGTCGCAGACGTCGCCGACCTCGGCCATGAAATCCTCGCTGGGGAAGCGGTACCCCCCGACGCCCTGGATGGGTTCGAGGATCACGAACGCGACCTCGTCGGGGTTGACGTGGCCCTGCGGCGCGAGCATGTTCCGCAGCTGCGAGCCGCCGCCGGCGAAGAAGCCGCAGTCGCAGGTCTCCGCGGAGCAGGCGCGGTCGTCGCAGAACGGCACCGTCTGGATCCCCGCGATCTCGGGGTAGTGGCGGGTGTACACCTCCTTGGACTTCGTCAGCGACAGCGTGCCCAGCGTCCGCCCGTGGAAGCTGTCCGCGAACGCGACGCCGTACTTCGCGGCGGGCGCGTGGTCGTGGGTGATCTTCACCGCGTTCTCGACGGCCTCCGCGCCGGAGTTCGAGAGGAAGACGGTGTCCATCCCGTACTGGCTGGAGACGTCGACCAGTTTCTCCATCAGGTGGCTCGACCCCGGGAACTGTGCGTCCTCGGGGTCCGGGCCGGCCCCGAAGTACATGTCCTGGCCGGCGATCTTCATCGGCTCCACGAGGTCGAACTCGCGGAGCTTCGACGTGACCTTCCCGTTGTTGTACCCGAGCGGGGCCGCGCCGATGTGGCAGGTGAAATCCAGGAGGACGTTGCCGTCGACGTCCGTGACGAAGGGGCCGTCCGCCTCCCGCGTCACGTCCCAGACGAACTCGTGGGAGTACTCGCTGGGCGCGGCGTGTTCGCCGTGGAACTCGACCCACTTGCGGGCGTTCGGGCCGGGAAGCGCGTCCGCGTCCGGCTCGGCCGTGTCCCTATCCATACACAGAATACGTGTACAATGTACATTAAAACTTGTTATAGATACCGGAGTTGCCGGGACGCCCCCGGCCGCTACGTCGAACCGCGCACCGCAGTCAAAAAGGCGTTTCGCGGCGCTGTCAGTCGTCGTCGGATTCGACCGGCCCGCCGGGACCGGAGGGCGAATCGCGTTCGGCCCTCCGACCCGACCCGATGAGCACGGTCTCGTCCTGCAGCAACACCCGGCCGTACTTCGAACTGAAGTCCCTGATCAGCGACAGCATCGCGAGGAAGCAGACGAACGCGAACGGCGCGCCGGTTATGATCACCGCGTTCTGGAGCGCGCTCGTCCCGCCCTCGCCGCCGATGATCATGAGGATCGCGGCGGTCATGCCGAGGACGACGCCCCAGAAGATCCGGTTGATAGTCGACGGACTGGCCTTGCCGCCGGTGGTCATCATCGAGACGGCCAGCGTCGAGGAGTCGGCCGACGTGATGAAGAACGTCGTGACGAGGACCATGAACGCGATCATGAACACCGTTCCCAGGGGGAACGCCTCGAAGAGGATGAACCCCGACACCTCCGGCGTGCCGTTGGCGATCACGGTGCTGAAGTCCGCCACGCCGGTGTGGTGGTACCGCAGCGCGGTGCCGCCGACGAACGTGAACCACGGGATGGTCGCGGCCGAAGTCGCGCCGATGCCCGTGAACGCGACTTCGCGGACGGTCCGGCCCTTGGAGATGCGGGCGATGAACAGGCCCGCGAAGGGCGACCACGAGAGCGCCCACGCCCAGTAGAAGACGGTCCAGGAGTTCATCCATCCCGTCCCGCCGTCGCCGCCGGCCCCCGTGTAGAGGCTCATCGACGTGAAGTCGGCGATCATGCCGCCCATGGCCTGCGAGCCGAGCAGGAGCAGGAACAGCGTCGGCCCCAGGATGAACGTCGCCGCCATCAGGATGACGAACAGGATCATGTTGAAGTTCGACAGCCTGCGGATCCCCCTGTCGACGCCCAGCACCATCGATATCGTAAACAGGAGCGTCATCGTCGTCACCACGAGGAGGATGCCGGCGTTCCCGAGGTCGATCCCCCACTGGTAGCTGAGTCCGGCGATGAACTGGCTGCCGATGAAGCCAAGCGACGTCGCCACGCCGCCGATCGTCGCGAAGACGGCGAGGATGTCGACGACCTTCGCGAACGGGCCGTCGAGGTTCTCCTTCCCGATGATCGGCGTCAGCGCCGAGGAGACCCGCAGCGGGACGTCATCGTAGTTGTACGCGAAGTAGCTGATCGCGAGTCCCATGATCGTGAACACGGCCAACTGGGGCAGCGCCCAGTGGAACAGCGTCTGCTGGATCGCGATCGGGATCGCCTCGCTCGTGCCGCCCTCGACGCCGAACAGCGGCGACGGGTTGTCGTAGTAGAACAGCGCCTCGGTCGGGCCCCAGAACACGACGCCGGCCGCGAACCCGGCGGAGTACAGCATCGCGAAGTACGACAGGAAGCTGTACTCGGGGTCCGAATCGCCCATCTTGATCTTCCCCCACGGCCCCACGATCAGGAACAGCAGGAAGAGGACGATCAGGAACACGATCACCAGCAGCGCCCAGTTCAGGTACGTGACGACCCAGTTGTAGACGGTCCCGATCGTTTCCGTGACGAGCGTCTCGTTGACGAAGAACGCGCCGATCACGCCGACGGTCAGCAGCGCCCCGAACGTGAAGACGATCGGGTCGATCTCCTCTACGAACTCCTCGACCATCCCCTGGCTGCCGTCGCTCACGGGTTCTCACCCCCTTGGTTCGGCAGGGTTCTCCGATTCTCCGTCCGATGCCCCGATCTGCCGCCCACCATGGCGAGCGTTGCCATGGCATACTCGATTATCGTTTACACTATAAGGTTTTCGTTTCCGTACCTAACATATACAGATAGTGTTTATAACTGGGGTGGGATCGGCGGGAACTACGACTCGACTCCGAGTAAACCGATTTCGTTCGCGACGCCCAGGGCTGGCGACGTGCACTCCCGAGGAAAACGACCGGCGACACCTGACCGCCCGACCGACGACGCTACTTCGTCAGCTCCTCGACCGTCCGCTCGCGGGCCCGCTCGCTCTCCGACACCCGCGACGCGAACTCGTCGACGCTGTCCTTTATCTCCTCACGGGTCGCCTCCGGCGAGAACTCGTCGGACATCGTGAGCAGGCGGACGAACGCCCGCAGTTCCTCGTCGGTGATCTGGGCGAACTCGTCGTTCTCCAGCTTGTCGACGACCTCGTCGACGTCTATCTGGCCGACCGGGTCGACGTTGAACTCCACGTTGACCATCCGGTAGTTCGACCCCGCGAGCTTCTGTTCGGCCTTGCCCACGCCCTCGGACAGCATGTCCTTGAACGGCGTGTAGTAGCCCATCGTCCCGAGGTGGAGGAACGCGAGCATGTCGGTGACACCCTGGGTCAGCCCCTCGCGCTCCCCGTCGTCGGGGTCGAACACGGTGTCGCGGTCCCGCTCCTCGAGGCACTCGAAGAGGATGCTGAAATCCAGTATCGCGTTCTGGACGCGCCGGCGGATCCGGTTTCGCTTCTGTTTTTTCGAGTGGTCGGTGTAGTCGGTCTTCCGGCCGAGCAGGAAGTCGCGGTCGGAGGGCGTGAGTATCCCGCGCGGGCGGTCGGAGTCGGCGGCGGTCCGCAACTGGTCCGGTACGTCGTTCCCGTCCATACACAGAAAGCGCGTACCCGACCGAATTAATGGTTGTGGTCGGCCCGGCGCGGACGGTTCCGCGCGGCAAACGGTGTACGATTTTCGTATTCGCCGCCCGCCCGCGGCTACCTCGCGGGGAGGTCGACGACCGCGTCCCGGAGGAGTTCGACGGCGATCGGGAGGCTCGCCTCGTCCACGTCGAACGTCGGCGTGTGGTGGCTCGTCGGGTGGTCGGCACCCACGATGCAGTACGTCGCCAGCCCGCCGCCCTCCCGGACGCGCTCCATGAGGTACGCGACGTCCTCGCTCGCGCCGAACTCCGCCGACGGGACCACCGTGTCCACGCCGGTCACGCCCTCGGCGACGGCGGCGACGCGGTCGCGGAGTTCGGGGTCGCTGTCGGCGCGGGGCGACTCGCTGACGACCCTGACGGTCACGTCGCAGTCGTGCATCTCGGCGGCGGCGTACAGCACCCGCTCCAGTTCCGTCCGGGTGTACTCCATCAGCGCCGTCGTCTCGCCGCGGATCTCGCCGTGGAGCGTCACCTCCTCGGCGACGACGTTGCTGGCGGTGCCGCCCTCGACGCGGCCGAAGTTCACCCGCGTCATCCCGTCCTCGTGGCGGGGGATCGCGTAGGCGTTCTGTACCGCCGTCGCCATCGCCTGCATTGCGTTGGCCCCCTCGTTTGGCGACTTGCCGGCGTGGGCGCTCGCCCCCTCGAACGTCGCCGTCAGGTGGGCCATCGCCAGCGGCTTCTCGACCCCGGCGACGACGGTCCCCGTCGGGTTGTCGAGGCCGACGTGGAGCGCGAACAGGTAGTCCACGTCGTCGACGTAGCCGCTCTCGGCCATCGACTTCCCCCCGCCGGATATCTCCTCGGCGGGCTGGAACACCACCTTGAACGTGCCCGCGAAGTCGCTCTCCTTCACCGCCGCGAGCGCGCCGATCCCGATGGCGACGTGGGCGTCGTGGCCGCAGGCGTGCATGTACCCGTCGTGCTCCGACCGGAACCCCTCGTCGGCCGGCCGGTGGCCCGGTTCGTCCGCCTCCGACAGCGAGATGGCGTCCATGTCGACCCTGAGCGCGACCGTCGGCGCGCCGTCGCCTTCGAGTACGGCGATAGCGCCCGTGTACCCGCCGGCGGTGCGGTCCAGCACGTCGGGGTCGACGCCGGCGACCCGGGCGCGCTCGACCCAGGGCGCTATCTCCCCGTCGGTCGGTTCGGCCATCCGCTCGTCGGGGGCGTGTGCCTCCCGGCCGACGGCCAGTTCGTCGACGCCGATCCGCTCGACCTCCTCGACGATGCGGGCGGTCGTCTGGTACTCCCGCCACCCCGGTTCGGGCCGCCTGTGGAACTCGCGCCGCAGGTCCCGTAACCGGTTCCGCACGTCGAAGAACATTCTCGGCGTTGGTTCGACACGGAGATACTTAACTGTGGCCGGACCCGCCGGCGGTTTGGGTCCCCGCAACGGCGTAGCCCCTCGGCGTTGTCGCCGCGTATCGGGGCGTACGGGGGCCGTTTGGGGAAACCCTCTTGCCGTCACGGCGTAACGTGACAGGCAAATGGCGGGAACCGATCCGGTCGTTCGTGTCTCCGACCTCCGGAAGGAGTACGGGTCGACGACCGCCGTCGACGGCGTCTCGTTCGAGATCCGCGCCGGCGAGATATTCGGCCTGCTCGGGCCGAACGGCGCCGGCAAGACGACGACCGTCGAACTGCTCCAGGGCCTTCGCACCCCGACGAGCGGCGACGCGACCGTCCTCGGCCTCGACCTCCGGGACGACCTCTACCGGATCAAAGACCGGATCGGGGTCGTCCCGCAGTCGTTTCACACCTTCGAACGGCTCTCCGTCCGCGAGAACGTCGCGCTCATGCGCGACCTGTACTTCGACCCCCTGTCGGTCGACACGGTGCTCGAACGGCTGGACCTCGACGACTGGGCCGACGAGCCGTTCGCGTCGCTGTCGGGGGGTTTCCAGCGCCGGACCGGCATCGCGATGGCGCTCGTCTCCGACCCGGACGTCCTGTTTCTGGACGAACCCACGACCGGGCTGGACCCGGCCGCCAGACGCGCGACGTGGCAGCGGATTCAGGCGCTCCCCGACCGGGGGACGACCGTCGTTCTGACGACCCACTACATGGACGAGATCGAGTTCCTCGCCGACCGCGTCGCGCTCATGGTCGACGGCCGGATCGAGGCCGTCGACACCGTCCCGGCGCTCGTCGAGCGGTACGCGGGCAGCGTCAGGGTGGTCGTCTCCCTCCCGGAGTCGGCCGACGACGGCGACGACCGGGTCGCGTCGGTGCTGCGTGATCGTGCGCGCGAGACCTACCGGCCGAACGACCGGAAACTGATCGGCATCTTCGACGACCGGGGGGCGGCCCAGCGGACGTTCAGCGAACTTCACGGGACTGATCACGCCGGCTCGGTCGAACTGGTCAGCGCCGGGATGGAGGACGTCTTCCTCGAAGTCGCCGGGCGTCCCCTCGACGCGGGGGGCGTTCGATGACCCGACTGACGAGCCTCACGGCGACGCTGCTCCGCGACTGGGCGCGGAACCGGGAGGCCGTGTTCTTCGCGCTGTTTTTCCCGCTCATCCTGCTTCTCATCTTCAGTACGGTGTTCGCCGGCGGCGCGACCGAGTTCGACCTCGCCGTCCAGAACAACGACGTCGACGGGAACGGCACCCCGACGGCGCTGTCGGCGACGTTCGTCGACGCGCTCGAACGGGCGGGCCCCCTCGACGTGGAGCG
The Halostella litorea DNA segment above includes these coding regions:
- a CDS encoding amidohydrolase, which codes for MHEPIRDRLTSLRRGFHRHPEPAWREFYTTHRLVEELRGIGVDELAVGPDAYDPADRMAVPDGDAFEPWLDRARERGADDDLLERMAGGNTGVVAVLERGDGPAVGLRVDIDGLFVEESTADGHRPAEEGFRSGIDGTMHACGHDVHMTWGLAVLEAIKDSEFEGRFVVFFQPAEEVGGGGNPMARSRFADGLDYLFAAHVGLDHPSGEMVAGIEKPLAMCHVDVTFEGTSAHAGKAPNQGDNAVQALGTAITNAYGIPRHEDGMTRVNLGRVEGGTASNVIAERAHAEAEARGETTELMEYTKARLRRVVRSAARMHGCTADFEVVSESPRADSDPELVDVIAEAAAGVAGVDTVVPTADFGASEDATFLMERVQEAGGLAAYCIVGTDHPTSHHTPTFDVDEDSIATGVAVLTESILATAEVGP
- the ilvA gene encoding threonine ammonia-lyase, with protein sequence MNADDVVTAADVRADRDRLGDVVHRTPLDTSTTLAERSGAAAVGLKLENVQRTGSFKIRGAYNRMAQLAPDERERGVITASAGNHAQGVALAGDLLGVETTVVVPEVTPAAKVEATRGYGAEVVVEGDIYERSYEHALELAEREGLTFVHPFDDAAVIAGQGTVGLEIVEAFPDPDTVLVSVGGGGLISGIATALKARDPDVRVVGVQPEGAAHAKPSLEAREIRELPGVDTVAEGIADTRLLEKTFAVMSERVDDVVAVSDRELAVAVTVLAERAKTVAEAAGAAPVAALLSGAVDVRGERVAAVVSGGNVNLSEHAELTRTGLHELDRYAEARLALDGWPTALGRVAEVVEARGAELDAAERARRTAGDDPNRTPLSVGIEGAGAEHLREVLAALDARDGVAVVSSTLAR
- a CDS encoding pyridoxal-phosphate-dependent aminotransferase family protein, whose amino-acid sequence is MTEKREYTGDYADKTLYIPGPTEVRDDVIDAMAEPMFGHRMDRMTDLYTTIVEDTKEFLGTDNEVVILTASGTEFWEASTLNLVDENILVPTCGSFSERHANVAERLGKDVDRLEYDWGEAIKPEDIRAELEASDEGYDVVATVMNESSTGVRNPIEEIGDVVAEYPDTYFVVDAVSALGGDHVDIDAHGIDVIFASTQKAFAMPPGLAVCVVSDEAYERELEKESASWYGGFQRTIDYYERKGQTHSTPAIPVMLAYRKQMKHMLDEGHEARSERHREMAEYTRDWAREHFDVFPEAGYESQTVSCIENTQGIDVAATIEAVSEEYDFAFSNGYGSQLGEETFRIGHMGEHDVESIRALTDAIEDVADL
- a CDS encoding aminotransferase class III-fold pyridoxal phosphate-dependent enzyme yields the protein MDRDTAEPDADALPGPNARKWVEFHGEHAAPSEYSHEFVWDVTREADGPFVTDVDGNVLLDFTCHIGAAPLGYNNGKVTSKLREFDLVEPMKIAGQDMYFGAGPDPEDAQFPGSSHLMEKLVDVSSQYGMDTVFLSNSGAEAVENAVKITHDHAPAAKYGVAFADSFHGRTLGTLSLTKSKEVYTRHYPEIAGIQTVPFCDDRACSAETCDCGFFAGGGSQLRNMLAPQGHVNPDEVAFVILEPIQGVGGYRFPSEDFMAEVGDVCDAHDIPIVVDEIQSGVGRTGETWAIDHYPIEPDVIASAKALRVGATISRSEIFPSEKNRLGSTFGGGDVLGSMMGAFTLEAIEEHDLLDNATERGRQAKEMLRDGAPDCVVDVRGKGLMLAVEFDAPSRRDTVVKESLERGLLTLGCGKKTIRLLPPLDSTHREIEMGTSIFLDAAAAAE
- a CDS encoding BCCT family transporter produces the protein MVEEFVEEIDPIVFTFGALLTVGVIGAFFVNETLVTETIGTVYNWVVTYLNWALLVIVFLIVLFLLFLIVGPWGKIKMGDSDPEYSFLSYFAMLYSAGFAAGVVFWGPTEALFYYDNPSPLFGVEGGTSEAIPIAIQQTLFHWALPQLAVFTIMGLAISYFAYNYDDVPLRVSSALTPIIGKENLDGPFAKVVDILAVFATIGGVATSLGFIGSQFIAGLSYQWGIDLGNAGILLVVTTMTLLFTISMVLGVDRGIRRLSNFNMILFVILMAATFILGPTLFLLLLGSQAMGGMIADFTSMSLYTGAGGDGGTGWMNSWTVFYWAWALSWSPFAGLFIARISKGRTVREVAFTGIGATSAATIPWFTFVGGTALRYHHTGVADFSTVIANGTPEVSGFILFEAFPLGTVFMIAFMVLVTTFFITSADSSTLAVSMMTTGGKASPSTINRIFWGVVLGMTAAILMIIGGEGGTSALQNAVIITGAPFAFVCFLAMLSLIRDFSSKYGRVLLQDETVLIGSGRRAERDSPSGPGGPVESDDD
- a CDS encoding amidohydrolase; this translates as MFFDVRNRLRDLRREFHRRPEPGWREYQTTARIVEEVERIGVDELAVGREAHAPDERMAEPTDGEIAPWVERARVAGVDPDVLDRTAGGYTGAIAVLEGDGAPTVALRVDMDAISLSEADEPGHRPADEGFRSEHDGYMHACGHDAHVAIGIGALAAVKESDFAGTFKVVFQPAEEISGGGKSMAESGYVDDVDYLFALHVGLDNPTGTVVAGVEKPLAMAHLTATFEGASAHAGKSPNEGANAMQAMATAVQNAYAIPRHEDGMTRVNFGRVEGGTASNVVAEEVTLHGEIRGETTALMEYTRTELERVLYAAAEMHDCDVTVRVVSESPRADSDPELRDRVAAVAEGVTGVDTVVPSAEFGASEDVAYLMERVREGGGLATYCIVGADHPTSHHTPTFDVDEASLPIAVELLRDAVVDLPAR
- a CDS encoding ABC transporter ATP-binding protein codes for the protein MAGTDPVVRVSDLRKEYGSTTAVDGVSFEIRAGEIFGLLGPNGAGKTTTVELLQGLRTPTSGDATVLGLDLRDDLYRIKDRIGVVPQSFHTFERLSVRENVALMRDLYFDPLSVDTVLERLDLDDWADEPFASLSGGFQRRTGIAMALVSDPDVLFLDEPTTGLDPAARRATWQRIQALPDRGTTVVLTTHYMDEIEFLADRVALMVDGRIEAVDTVPALVERYAGSVRVVVSLPESADDGDDRVASVLRDRARETYRPNDRKLIGIFDDRGAAQRTFSELHGTDHAGSVELVSAGMEDVFLEVAGRPLDAGGVR